One stretch of Prunus persica cultivar Lovell chromosome G1, Prunus_persica_NCBIv2, whole genome shotgun sequence DNA includes these proteins:
- the LOC18792464 gene encoding cysteine-rich repeat secretory protein 12, which produces MSLTSHQTLVFLWVFLLATVSFLATPSASAINSFVFGGCSQQKYLPGSPYESKVNSLLTSLVNSAMFTTYNNFTIPGSSSQDTVYGLFQCRGDLSNNDCAQCVARSVSQLGNLCLNSCGGALQLEGCFIKYDNSTFLGVEDKTVVIKKCGQSIGFDSDVLTRRDAVLGYLGTGDGTYRPYRVSGSGNVQGVAQCVGDLSPSECQDCLSEAIAQLKSGCGPSAWGDMFLAKCYARYSQGGYHTNGGHDYHNDDDDDDDDDELEKTLAILIGVIAGVALLVVFLSYFRKYLCEEEKCGK; this is translated from the exons ATGTCTTTAACTTCTCATCAAACACTTGTGTTTCTTTGGGTTTTCCTTCTCGCTACTGTTTCTTTCCTCGCAACCCCATCCGCCTCTGCGATTAACTCCTTCGTCTTCGGGGGCTGTTCCCAGCAAAAATACCTCCCGGGTTCGCCTTACGAGTCCAAAGTCAACTCGCTCCTCACCTCCCTGGTCAACTCGGCCATGTTCACCACCTACAACAACTTCACCATCCCCGGCTCCTCCTCCCAGGACACAGTCTACGGCCTCTTCCAATGCCGCGGCGACCTCAGCAACAATGACTGCGCCCAATGCGTCGCCCGCTCGGTGAGTCAACTCGGTAACCTATGCCTCAActcgtgcggcggcgcgttgCAGCTCGAGGGCTGCTTTATCAAGTACGACAATTCGACGTTCTTGGGGGTGGAGGACAAGACCGTGGTGATCAAGAAATGTGGGCAGTCGATTGGGTTTGACTCGGACGTGTTGACCAGGCGCGATGCCGTGCTGGGGTATCTTGGGACCGGAGACGGGACCTACAGGCCGTACAGGGTGAGTGGCTCCGGGAATGTCCAGGGTGTGGCGCAGTGTGTCGGGGACTTGAGTCCGAGCGAGTGCCAGGATTGTCTGTCGGAGGCCATCGCGCAGCTCAAATCAGGCTGTGGGCCCAGCGCGTGGGGGGACATGTTCTTGGCTAAGTGCTACGCGCGCTATTCGCAAGGTGGCTACCACACCAACGGCGGTCATG ATTATCACaacgatgatgatgatgatgatgatgatgatgagctcGAGAAGACACTTGCAATATTGATTGGAGTCATAGCAGGGGTTGCACTGCTCGTCGTGTTTCTTTCTTACTTCAGAAAGTATTTGTGCGAGGAGGAAAAAT gtggtaaataa
- the LOC18789647 gene encoding probable peroxygenase 4 — MGSSSLPANNKFVPNEQDVLQRHVAFFDRNHDGIVYPWETFQGFRAIGCGILLSTASSFLINAALSQKTRPGKFPSPLLPIEVKNIHKAKHGSDSGVYDSHGRFVPSKFEEIFCKHAHTHLDALTSDELMGMLRANREPKDYAGWVASWTEWKILYVLCKDNRGLLHKDTVRAVYDGSLFERMEKERIEKSASKKNDVV; from the exons AtgggttcttcttctttaccAGCTAACAATAAATTCGTACCCAATGAACAAGACGTTCTGCAGAGACATGTAGCCTTCTTTGACAGGAACCATGACGGCATTGTTTATCCATGGGAGACTTTTCAAg GTTTTCGTGCAATTGGCTGTGGCATTCTGTTGTCCACAGCAAGTTCTTTTCTCATCAATGCGGCCCTCAGTCAGAAGACTCGCCcg GGAAAGTTCCCTTCTCCGCTTCTTCCCATTGAAGTCAAAAACATCCATAAAGCCAAACACGGGAGCGACTCCGGTGTCTATGATTCTCACGGAAg GTTTGTTCCTTCAAAGTTTGAAGAGATCTTCTGCAAGCATGCTCATACGCATCTGGATGCTTTGACATCGGATGAACTGATGGGCATGCTCAGGGCCAATAGGGAGCCAAAGGATTATGCAGGATG GGTTGCTAGCTGGACAGAATGGAAGATCCTCTATGTTCTTTGCAAGGACAACCGTGGTTTATTGCACAAAGATACAGTCAGAGCTGTTTATGATGGAAGCTTATTCGAACGCATGGAGAAGGAGAGAATCGAAAAATCAGCATCTAAAAAGAACGA TGTTgtctga